In the genome of Tropicibacter oceani, one region contains:
- a CDS encoding YeeE/YedE family protein — protein sequence MIELLTEHHLVALFGLLGGLCLGLAARLGRFCTLGAIEDALYGGSTTRIRMWGVALGIAILGSFGLMASGQLAAETTYYLSIRWMPLASILGGLLFGYGMALSGNCGYGAVARLGGGDLRSFVIVLVMGVSTYVVLSGPLAPLRDMAFPQSAVTPGEPIPGIAHFLGAATGLSANAIGMALGLVLLGVSAASRKLWKKPGQVFWSAVVGLGVIIGWAGTAWVARTGFEDLPVVSHSFAAPLGETILWFMTGSARPLSFAVGSVAGVWTGAFAGSLIKGHFRWEACEDPRELRRQIVGAALMGAGAVIALGCSIGQGLSAFSLLAFSAPVTFAAIFAGAALGLRQLIMGFQPAE from the coding sequence ATGATTGAACTGCTGACGGAACATCACCTGGTGGCCCTGTTCGGGCTGCTGGGTGGCCTTTGCCTGGGGCTGGCGGCGCGGCTGGGGCGGTTCTGCACGCTGGGCGCCATCGAGGACGCGCTGTATGGCGGATCGACCACGCGCATCCGCATGTGGGGCGTTGCCCTTGGCATTGCGATCCTGGGCAGCTTCGGTCTGATGGCCAGCGGTCAGCTGGCGGCCGAAACCACCTATTACCTGTCGATCCGATGGATGCCCCTGGCCTCGATCCTGGGCGGGCTGCTGTTCGGCTATGGCATGGCCCTGTCGGGCAACTGCGGCTATGGCGCGGTGGCACGGCTGGGCGGAGGCGATCTGCGCAGTTTCGTGATCGTGCTGGTCATGGGCGTGTCGACCTATGTGGTCCTGTCCGGCCCGCTGGCGCCGCTGCGCGACATGGCCTTTCCGCAATCGGCCGTCACCCCGGGCGAGCCAATCCCCGGCATCGCGCACTTCCTTGGCGCGGCCACCGGGCTTTCGGCCAATGCCATCGGCATGGCGCTGGGGCTGGTGTTGCTGGGCGTCTCGGCGGCCTCTCGCAAGCTGTGGAAGAAACCTGGACAGGTGTTTTGGTCTGCGGTCGTGGGCCTGGGCGTGATCATCGGCTGGGCCGGCACCGCCTGGGTGGCCCGCACCGGTTTCGAGGATCTGCCCGTCGTGTCGCACAGCTTTGCCGCCCCCCTGGGCGAAACGATCCTATGGTTCATGACCGGGTCGGCGCGGCCCTTGTCCTTTGCGGTCGGATCGGTGGCCGGGGTCTGGACCGGGGCCTTTGCCGGATCGCTGATCAAGGGGCATTTCCGCTGGGAAGCCTGCGAAGACCCGCGTGAATTGCGCCGCCAGATCGTTGGCGCCGCCCTGATGGGCGCGGGGGCCGTGATTGCACTGGGATGTTCGATCGGCCAGGGGCTGAGCGCCTTTTCCCTGCTGGCCTTTTCCGCCCCCGTCACCTTTGCCGCGATCTTTGCCGGGGCGGCCCTGGGCCTGCGTCAGCTGATCATGGGGTTCCAGCCTGCCGAGTAG
- a CDS encoding cytochrome c biogenesis CcdA family protein, whose amino-acid sequence MLDISFAGAALAGLLSFFTPCILPMVPFYLCYMAGISMSELRDDAGITPGAQKRLIVSALFFAAGVTTIFVLLGMGATAIGQAFADWKQPLSYVAAAVLFIFGLHFLGIIRIGLLYREARVESKAEPTTVLGAYVMGLAFGFGWTPCVGPALASILMIASGMGDVVRGGLLLFVYGVGMTAPFVIAALFSGPFLKWTARHRSKLQYVEKVMGAMLILFAILIATNSVNIIAQWMIETFPSWTSLS is encoded by the coding sequence GTGCTTGATATTTCTTTTGCCGGCGCCGCGCTGGCCGGGTTGCTGAGTTTCTTTACGCCCTGCATCCTGCCGATGGTGCCCTTTTACCTGTGCTACATGGCCGGCATTTCAATGTCCGAGCTGCGCGATGATGCCGGGATCACCCCCGGGGCGCAGAAACGGCTGATCGTTTCGGCGCTGTTCTTTGCCGCCGGGGTGACCACGATCTTTGTCCTTTTGGGCATGGGGGCCACGGCGATCGGACAGGCCTTTGCCGACTGGAAACAGCCGCTGTCCTACGTGGCGGCGGCGGTGCTGTTCATCTTTGGCCTGCATTTCCTGGGCATCATCCGGATTGGCCTGCTGTACCGAGAGGCCCGTGTCGAAAGCAAGGCCGAGCCGACCACGGTTCTTGGCGCCTATGTCATGGGGCTGGCCTTTGGCTTTGGCTGGACGCCCTGCGTCGGCCCGGCGCTGGCCTCGATCCTGATGATCGCCAGCGGCATGGGCGACGTGGTGCGCGGCGGGCTTTTGCTGTTCGTCTATGGTGTCGGAATGACCGCGCCCTTTGTCATCGCGGCGCTGTTCTCGGGGCCTTTCCTGAAATGGACCGCCCGCCACAGAAGCAAGTTGCAGTATGTTGAGAAGGTCATGGGGGCGATGCTGATTCTGTTTGCGATCCTGATCGCGACGAACAGTGTCAACATCATCGCCCAGTGGATGATTGAGACGTTCCCCAGCTGGACTTCGCTGAGTTAA
- a CDS encoding c-type cytochrome, giving the protein MSKSLKLFGGTALGLLVMGTAAYNFADRNVVPIPKDLPTLAALPAPIPEPEAPVQAAAAAPAAEAAVETAEAAAEPAAAEGLLISAAHADEASTGMRFGLGREAMPEEVAAWNLDVSPDGTGLPEGSGNAADGEPIFEENCAVCHGSFAEGVDNWPKLAGGNGTLAREDPLKTVGSYWPYLSTVWDYVNRSMPFGNAQSLSSDEVYAIVAYILYSNDMIEDDFELSKETWAEVEMLNADGFIIDDRAESEYAIWSGEPCMENCKDEVKITMRATVLDVTPDEAGSDEAAAEAPAEETQVAAAPAEEAAPAAEEPVAEETAAEAPAAEAPAETAVAALDADLVAKGENVFKKCKACHQVGDGAKHRTGPELNGIYGRAIGGAEGFKYSKTMAEMGGVWNEETLHAFLADPRGYVKGTKMSFAGLKSDEDLDAITEFLKSVSQ; this is encoded by the coding sequence ATGTCGAAGTCTCTTAAACTCTTTGGCGGAACCGCGCTTGGCCTTCTGGTCATGGGCACCGCCGCCTACAACTTTGCCGACCGCAACGTGGTGCCGATCCCGAAGGATCTGCCGACGCTGGCGGCGCTTCCGGCACCGATCCCGGAGCCCGAGGCCCCGGTTCAGGCCGCTGCCGCAGCGCCTGCCGCCGAGGCAGCTGTCGAAACCGCCGAAGCCGCAGCCGAACCCGCTGCCGCCGAGGGGCTTTTGATTTCCGCCGCCCACGCGGACGAGGCCAGCACCGGCATGCGCTTTGGTCTGGGCCGCGAAGCCATGCCCGAAGAGGTCGCCGCCTGGAACCTTGACGTCAGCCCCGATGGCACCGGCCTGCCCGAAGGGTCCGGCAATGCCGCCGATGGCGAGCCGATCTTTGAGGAAAACTGCGCGGTCTGCCACGGATCCTTTGCCGAAGGCGTCGACAACTGGCCCAAGCTGGCTGGCGGAAACGGCACGCTTGCGCGCGAAGATCCTCTGAAAACCGTGGGGTCCTACTGGCCTTACCTGTCGACGGTCTGGGACTACGTCAACCGGTCCATGCCCTTTGGCAATGCGCAAAGCCTGTCGAGTGACGAGGTCTATGCCATCGTCGCCTATATCCTGTATTCGAACGACATGATCGAGGACGATTTCGAGCTGTCGAAAGAGACATGGGCCGAGGTCGAGATGCTGAACGCCGATGGTTTCATCATCGACGACCGCGCCGAGAGCGAATACGCGATCTGGAGCGGCGAGCCTTGCATGGAAAACTGCAAGGACGAGGTCAAGATCACCATGCGCGCCACGGTTCTGGACGTGACCCCGGACGAAGCGGGCAGTGACGAGGCCGCTGCCGAAGCGCCCGCCGAGGAAACCCAGGTTGCCGCGGCACCGGCAGAAGAGGCGGCGCCTGCCGCCGAAGAACCCGTAGCCGAGGAAACCGCCGCCGAAGCACCGGCCGCAGAGGCCCCGGCTGAAACCGCCGTTGCCGCACTGGACGCCGATCTGGTGGCCAAGGGCGAAAACGTCTTCAAGAAGTGCAAGGCTTGCCACCAGGTCGGTGACGGCGCCAAGCACCGCACCGGTCCGGAACTGAACGGCATCTACGGGCGCGCCATCGGCGGGGCCGAGGGCTTCAAGTATTCCAAGACCATGGCCGAAATGGGCGGTGTCTGGAACGAAGAGACCCTGCATGCCTTCCTCGCCGACCCGCGCGGCTATGTGAAGGGCACCAAGATGTCCTTTGCCGGCCTCAAGTCGGACGAGGATCTGGATGCGATCACTGAATTCCTGAAATCCGTATCGCAGTGA
- the soxZ gene encoding thiosulfate oxidation carrier complex protein SoxZ, translating into MASDVKPRVKVPKSAAAGEVITIKSLISHKMESGQRKDGDGNLIPRSIINRFTCDFNGQNVIDITLEPAISTNPYFEFEAQVPEAGEFKFTWYDDDGDVYEDSKPIAIG; encoded by the coding sequence ATGGCATCCGATGTCAAACCCCGCGTAAAAGTCCCGAAAAGCGCCGCAGCTGGTGAGGTCATCACCATCAAGTCGCTGATCTCGCACAAGATGGAATCCGGGCAGCGTAAAGACGGCGACGGCAATCTCATTCCGCGCTCGATCATCAATCGCTTTACCTGCGATTTCAACGGCCAGAACGTGATCGACATCACGCTCGAGCCGGCCATCTCGACCAACCCGTACTTCGAATTCGAAGCACAGGTTCCCGAAGCAGGTGAGTTCAAGTTCACCTGGTACGACGACGATGGTGATGTCTACGAAGACAGCAAACCGATCGCGATTGGCTAA
- a CDS encoding thioredoxin domain-containing protein has translation MVLKLILQVGALAGSLIATSAAAGEIRLIMVEQPGCAYCAAWDDQIAPAYPKTAEGRFAPLLRADLHMGPPDGITYARRVNFTPTFILIDDGVEIARMEGYVGEDFFWPVYAKLLEDNTDFEPVTN, from the coding sequence ATGGTGCTCAAATTGATCCTGCAGGTCGGGGCCCTTGCGGGCAGCCTGATCGCCACCTCGGCCGCCGCCGGAGAGATCCGGCTGATCATGGTCGAACAGCCCGGCTGCGCCTATTGCGCGGCCTGGGACGACCAGATTGCGCCCGCCTACCCCAAGACCGCCGAAGGCCGCTTTGCACCGCTGCTGCGCGCCGATCTGCACATGGGTCCGCCCGACGGGATCACCTATGCGCGGCGTGTCAACTTTACACCGACTTTCATTCTGATTGACGACGGAGTGGAAATTGCCCGCATGGAAGGGTATGTCGGTGAGGACTTCTTCTGGCCGGTCTATGCAAAACTGCTGGAAGACAATACCGACTTCGAGCCGGTGACGAATTGA
- a CDS encoding c-type cytochrome gives MKTRIFAILLALAPPGATLAQEDAQLIGDAERGEQLFRQCSGCHQIGPGAENRAGPHLNGIFGRRAGSIEGFDYSKGLERAFQDNMVWNIQRLNLYLENPRSLVSGTRMAFRGLKKQQDRDDVLAYLRSYTASPQDIPESAPTARKREVDLPPEVLEIVGDRDYGEYLASECVTCHQTSGMDEGIPSITRWYPEDFVIAMHAYKQKMRPHPVMQMMAGRLSDEEIAALAAYFADLEE, from the coding sequence ATGAAGACACGCATCTTTGCCATACTTCTTGCGCTGGCCCCTCCGGGGGCCACGCTTGCCCAGGAGGATGCTCAGCTGATCGGCGATGCCGAGCGCGGCGAGCAGCTTTTTCGTCAGTGTAGCGGATGCCATCAGATAGGGCCCGGCGCGGAAAACCGCGCTGGGCCTCATCTTAATGGGATCTTCGGACGCCGCGCTGGCAGCATCGAGGGCTTTGACTATTCCAAAGGGTTGGAACGGGCCTTTCAGGACAACATGGTCTGGAACATCCAGCGCCTGAACCTGTACCTGGAAAACCCGCGTTCGCTGGTGTCGGGCACCCGCATGGCCTTTCGCGGATTGAAAAAGCAGCAGGACCGGGACGACGTTCTGGCCTATCTGCGCAGCTATACCGCCAGCCCGCAGGACATCCCGGAATCGGCCCCGACCGCGCGCAAACGCGAGGTCGACCTGCCGCCCGAGGTGTTGGAGATCGTCGGCGATCGCGACTATGGCGAATATCTGGCCTCGGAATGTGTGACCTGTCACCAGACCTCGGGCATGGACGAGGGCATCCCCTCGATCACCCGCTGGTATCCCGAGGACTTTGTCATCGCCATGCATGCGTATAAGCAGAAAATGCGGCCGCATCCGGTGATGCAGATGATGGCCGGACGGCTCAGCGATGAGGAGATCGCCGCGCTGGCCGCGTATTTCGCGGATCTGGAGGAATAG
- the soxC gene encoding sulfite dehydrogenase produces the protein MTTENKGPSRRKFLTSAAALGAGTVAATAARAAGPDPLITEVQEWASGLGDGVDATPYGLPIQYEGDVIRRNVEWLTADTISSINFTPIHALDGTITPQGCAFERHHSGAIELKKEDYRLMINGLVDKPLVFSYEDLERFPRENHVYFCECAANTGMEWAGAQLNGAQFTHGMIHNMEYTGVPLRTILAEAGLDAAGDFKDKWVYVEGADASSNGRSIPMEKAMDDVLVAFKANGEALRKEHGYPVRLVVPGWEGNMWVKWLRRVEVTDQAVESREETSKYTDTLADGTSRKWTWVMDAKSVVTSPSPQAPIKHGHGPLVITGMAWTGHGKITRVDVSKDGGKTWETARLANEGEDKALTRFYLDTTWNGEEMLLQSRAMDETGYVQPTKAQLREVRGLNSIYHNNCIQTWHVKANGEAENVEVS, from the coding sequence ATGACCACAGAGAACAAGGGTCCGTCGCGTCGCAAGTTCCTGACCAGCGCGGCCGCGCTGGGGGCAGGGACGGTGGCGGCCACAGCCGCACGGGCCGCAGGCCCCGATCCGCTGATCACCGAGGTGCAGGAATGGGCCAGCGGCCTGGGGGATGGCGTTGACGCCACGCCCTATGGCCTGCCGATCCAGTACGAAGGCGACGTGATCCGCCGCAACGTGGAATGGCTGACCGCCGACACGATTTCGTCGATCAACTTCACGCCGATCCACGCGCTGGACGGCACGATCACCCCGCAGGGCTGCGCGTTCGAACGCCACCACTCGGGCGCGATCGAGCTGAAGAAAGAGGATTATCGCCTGATGATCAATGGCTTGGTCGACAAGCCGCTGGTCTTCTCTTACGAGGATCTGGAGCGTTTCCCGCGCGAAAACCACGTGTATTTCTGCGAATGCGCGGCCAACACGGGCATGGAATGGGCGGGCGCGCAGCTGAACGGCGCGCAGTTCACCCACGGCATGATCCACAACATGGAATACACCGGCGTACCGCTGCGCACGATCCTGGCCGAGGCCGGCCTGGATGCCGCGGGCGATTTCAAGGACAAGTGGGTCTATGTCGAAGGCGCCGATGCCTCGTCGAACGGCCGCTCGATCCCGATGGAAAAGGCGATGGACGACGTGCTGGTGGCTTTCAAGGCCAACGGCGAAGCGCTCCGCAAGGAACACGGCTATCCTGTCCGCCTTGTCGTTCCCGGTTGGGAAGGCAACATGTGGGTCAAGTGGCTGCGCCGCGTCGAAGTCACCGATCAGGCCGTCGAGTCGCGCGAAGAAACGTCGAAATACACCGACACGCTGGCCGATGGCACATCGCGCAAGTGGACCTGGGTCATGGACGCCAAATCGGTCGTCACCTCGCCCAGCCCGCAGGCGCCGATCAAGCACGGCCATGGCCCGCTGGTCATCACCGGCATGGCCTGGACCGGCCACGGCAAGATCACCCGCGTCGACGTATCGAAAGACGGCGGCAAGACCTGGGAAACCGCCCGCCTTGCCAACGAAGGCGAGGACAAGGCCCTGACCCGTTTCTACCTGGACACCACCTGGAACGGCGAAGAAATGCTGCTTCAGTCGCGTGCGATGGACGAAACCGGGTACGTCCAGCCGACCAAGGCCCAGCTGCGCGAAGTGCGCGGGCTGAACTCGATCTACCACAACAACTGTATCCAGACCTGGCACGTTAAGGCCAATGGGGAGGCAGAAAATGTCGAAGTCTCTTAA
- a CDS encoding thioredoxin family protein, which yields MKHWIGAGIALLMALPAFAEIGDDGLHKQPWMRDTFKDLREDLAEANAEGKRLVLFVEQRGCIYCKQMHEEVFIDPTVSDYIDENYFVVQLNLHGDIEVVDFDGESLAEKDLARKWRVMFTPNIVFMPEEVPEGVAGIEAAVAVMPGAFGKGTTLDMFTWVQEKRYDLDNGEDFQRYHARRIQERSNGSTD from the coding sequence ATGAAACATTGGATTGGTGCCGGCATCGCGCTGTTGATGGCCCTGCCGGCCTTTGCCGAAATCGGCGACGACGGGCTGCACAAGCAACCCTGGATGCGCGACACCTTCAAGGATCTGCGCGAAGACCTGGCCGAGGCCAACGCCGAGGGCAAGCGTCTGGTGCTGTTCGTCGAACAGCGCGGCTGCATCTACTGCAAGCAGATGCACGAAGAGGTGTTCATCGACCCGACAGTCAGCGACTACATCGACGAAAACTACTTTGTCGTTCAGCTGAACCTGCACGGCGATATCGAGGTGGTCGATTTCGACGGAGAATCGCTGGCCGAAAAGGACCTGGCGCGCAAATGGCGGGTGATGTTCACACCCAACATCGTTTTTATGCCCGAAGAGGTCCCCGAGGGGGTCGCCGGCATCGAAGCGGCCGTCGCGGTCATGCCCGGCGCCTTTGGCAAAGGCACCACGCTGGACATGTTCACCTGGGTGCAGGAAAAGCGCTATGACCTTGATAACGGAGAAGATTTTCAGCGCTATCACGCAAGGCGCATCCAGGAAAGAAGCAATGGGTCAACGGACTGA
- the soxA gene encoding sulfur oxidation c-type cytochrome SoxA — MKFKALTAIAALLAAPMVMAGGADDDTLVINGDLEIVTKAAAPEHAENLSEVISGWHFRDDDTQAMEMDDFDNPGMIFVDQARDVWATAEGSEGKSCADCHGAPEEMAGVKPVYPKYNEAAGEVRTLQMQVNDCRTTRMGAEAWKYDSGDAINMEALLASVSRGMPVNVAIDGPAADTWAQGKEIYYTRYGQLELSCANCHEQNYGNYIRADHLSQGQINGFPAYRLKNAKLNGIHDRFKGCVRDTRAETFSPGSAEFIALELYVASRGNGLSVEGPSVRN; from the coding sequence ATGAAATTCAAGGCACTGACGGCAATTGCCGCACTGCTTGCCGCCCCCATGGTCATGGCGGGCGGTGCCGATGACGACACGCTTGTCATCAACGGCGATCTGGAAATCGTGACCAAGGCGGCGGCGCCCGAGCACGCGGAAAACCTGTCCGAAGTCATTTCGGGCTGGCATTTCCGCGACGACGACACGCAGGCCATGGAAATGGACGACTTTGACAATCCGGGCATGATCTTTGTCGATCAGGCGCGCGATGTCTGGGCGACCGCAGAAGGCTCCGAAGGCAAATCCTGCGCGGATTGCCACGGCGCCCCCGAAGAGATGGCCGGCGTAAAGCCCGTCTATCCCAAGTACAACGAGGCAGCTGGCGAAGTCCGCACCCTGCAGATGCAGGTGAACGACTGCCGCACCACCCGCATGGGGGCCGAGGCATGGAAATACGACAGCGGTGACGCGATCAACATGGAAGCGCTTCTTGCCTCTGTGTCGCGTGGCATGCCCGTGAACGTGGCCATCGACGGCCCCGCCGCGGACACCTGGGCCCAGGGTAAGGAAATCTACTATACCCGTTACGGCCAGCTGGAACTGTCCTGCGCCAACTGCCACGAGCAGAACTACGGCAACTACATCCGCGCCGACCACCTGTCGCAGGGTCAGATCAACGGTTTCCCGGCCTACCGTCTGAAGAACGCGAAACTGAACGGTATCCATGACCGCTTCAAGGGCTGCGTGCGCGACACCCGCGCCGAAACCTTCAGCCCCGGTTCCGCGGAATTCATCGCGCTGGAACTGTATGTCGCGTCGCGCGGCAACGGTCTGTCGGTCGAAGGTCCGTCGGTTCGTAACTAA
- a CDS encoding ArsR/SmtB family transcription factor: MGHALPVLRDDLTEQELDEIVDKATTASAFLKAISHEGRLMILCHLVTGEKSVTELEELLSARQAAVSQQLSRLRLEGLVIPRRDGKAIYYRLADHRPRKVLECVYNLFCRDDDEEQA; encoded by the coding sequence ATGGGGCATGCACTTCCTGTTCTGCGCGATGATCTGACCGAACAAGAACTCGACGAGATCGTCGACAAGGCCACGACGGCCTCGGCTTTCCTGAAGGCGATCAGCCACGAAGGACGGTTGATGATCCTGTGCCATCTTGTGACCGGCGAAAAATCCGTGACCGAACTCGAAGAACTGCTGTCGGCCCGCCAGGCCGCCGTCAGCCAGCAATTGTCGCGCCTGCGGCTTGAAGGGCTTGTGATCCCGCGCCGCGATGGCAAGGCGATCTACTACCGCCTGGCCGATCATCGTCCGCGCAAGGTTCTGGAATGCGTCTATAACCTGTTCTGCCGCGACGACGACGAAGAACAGGCCTGA
- the soxB gene encoding thiosulfohydrolase SoxB, with protein sequence MISRRDFLQVSMAASAMVGASGFGNWARLAAQQSLTQDQLLQFDTFGNVSLIHVTDIHAQLKPIYFREPSINIGVGGNKGAVPHVTGADFRKLYGIDDGSPSHYALSSGDFESLARAYGKVGGLDRVATVINSIRAARPDALLLDGGDTWHGSMTCYKTEGQDMVNVMNALKPDAMTFHWEFTLGSARVQEIVENLPYAALGQNIFDAEWDEPSELFPPYKFFERGGVKIAVIGQAFPYMPIANPRWMFPEYSFGIRDENMQAMVDEVRAQGAELVVCLSHNGFDVDKQMASKVTGIDVILTGHTHDALPEPVLVGDTILIASGSNGKFVSRVDLDVRDGRMMGFRHKLIPIFSDVIEPDAEVSAIIDEQRAPFKAELEEVIGQTDSLLYRRGNFNGSWDDLICDALMSEREADIAMSPGVRWGPSLIPGDNITREDIWNVTSMTYGEAYRSEMTGEFIKVILEDVADNIFNPDPYYQQGGDMVRIGGMAYRCDVSKPQGERISDMTLLKTGEAIDPSKNYVVAGWASVNEGTEGPQIWDVVESHIRKLGTVTLEPNNSVEVVGI encoded by the coding sequence ATGATCTCAAGACGCGATTTCCTGCAGGTGTCCATGGCGGCCTCGGCGATGGTCGGGGCCTCTGGCTTTGGCAACTGGGCCCGTCTGGCGGCCCAGCAGTCCCTGACCCAGGACCAGCTTCTGCAATTCGACACCTTCGGCAACGTGAGCCTCATTCACGTCACCGACATCCATGCGCAGCTCAAGCCGATTTATTTCCGCGAACCGTCGATCAACATCGGCGTCGGCGGCAACAAGGGCGCTGTGCCCCACGTGACCGGCGCGGATTTCCGCAAGCTGTATGGCATCGACGACGGCAGCCCGTCGCATTACGCGCTGTCCTCGGGCGATTTTGAATCGCTGGCCCGCGCCTATGGCAAGGTCGGTGGCCTGGACCGTGTCGCCACGGTGATCAACTCGATCCGCGCGGCGCGCCCCGATGCGCTGCTGCTGGACGGCGGCGACACCTGGCACGGCTCGATGACCTGCTACAAGACCGAAGGCCAGGACATGGTCAACGTCATGAATGCGCTGAAGCCCGATGCGATGACCTTCCACTGGGAATTCACGCTGGGCAGCGCGCGGGTTCAGGAAATCGTCGAAAACCTGCCCTATGCGGCGCTGGGTCAGAACATCTTTGACGCCGAGTGGGACGAACCTTCGGAACTGTTCCCGCCCTACAAGTTCTTTGAGCGTGGCGGCGTCAAGATCGCTGTTATCGGTCAGGCCTTCCCTTATATGCCCATCGCCAACCCGCGCTGGATGTTCCCGGAATACTCGTTCGGGATCCGCGACGAAAACATGCAGGCCATGGTTGACGAAGTGCGCGCGCAGGGCGCCGAACTGGTGGTTTGCCTGTCGCACAACGGCTTTGACGTGGACAAGCAGATGGCCAGCAAGGTCACCGGCATCGACGTCATCCTGACCGGCCACACCCATGACGCGCTGCCCGAACCGGTGCTGGTGGGTGACACGATCCTGATCGCCTCTGGCTCGAACGGCAAATTCGTGTCGCGCGTCGATCTGGACGTGCGCGATGGCCGCATGATGGGCTTCCGTCACAAGCTGATCCCGATCTTCTCGGACGTGATCGAACCCGACGCCGAGGTCTCCGCAATCATTGACGAACAGCGCGCGCCCTTCAAGGCCGAGCTTGAAGAGGTGATCGGCCAGACCGACAGCCTGCTGTATCGCCGCGGCAACTTCAACGGCAGCTGGGATGACCTGATCTGCGACGCCCTGATGAGCGAGCGCGAGGCCGACATCGCCATGTCGCCCGGTGTGCGCTGGGGGCCGTCGCTGATCCCCGGTGACAACATCACCCGCGAAGATATCTGGAACGTCACCTCGATGACCTACGGCGAGGCGTATCGTTCCGAAATGACTGGCGAATTCATCAAGGTGATCCTTGAGGACGTCGCCGACAACATCTTCAACCCCGATCCCTATTACCAGCAGGGCGGGGACATGGTGCGCATCGGTGGCATGGCCTATCGCTGCGACGTGTCCAAGCCGCAGGGCGAACGGATTTCCGACATGACCTTGCTCAAGACCGGCGAGGCGATCGATCCGTCGAAAAACTATGTCGTCGCCGGCTGGGCCTCGGTCAACGAAGGCACCGAGGGGCCGCAGATCTGGGACGTGGTGGAAAGCCACATTCGCAAGCTGGGAACCGTCACCCTGGAACCCAACAATTCGGTCGAGGTGGTGGGCATCTAA
- the soxY gene encoding thiosulfate oxidation carrier protein SoxY — MEFTRRETLALGAGAALMTVLPFRANAAVDDVINEFTGGAAVADSGVDLTAPEIAENGNTVPVAVSAEGASAILLLAAGNPTPGVAKFTFGPLAGSHSASTRIRLAGTQDVIAIAQLADGTFARASKTVKVTIGGCGG, encoded by the coding sequence ATGGAATTTACTCGTCGCGAAACGCTGGCACTGGGTGCCGGTGCAGCGCTGATGACCGTCCTTCCGTTCCGTGCAAACGCAGCGGTGGATGATGTCATCAATGAATTTACCGGTGGCGCAGCGGTTGCCGACAGCGGGGTCGATCTGACCGCGCCGGAAATCGCCGAGAACGGCAACACCGTTCCCGTGGCCGTCTCGGCCGAGGGCGCTTCGGCGATTCTGCTTCTGGCTGCCGGCAACCCGACCCCGGGTGTGGCCAAGTTCACCTTTGGCCCGCTGGCCGGTTCGCATTCGGCTTCGACCCGTATCCGCCTTGCCGGGACCCAGGACGTCATCGCCATCGCACAGCTGGCTGACGGCACCTTTGCCCGCGCTTCCAAGACCGTGAAGGTCACCATTGGCGGCTGCGGCGGCTAA
- the soxX gene encoding sulfur oxidation c-type cytochrome SoxX: protein MRLTAITAAATLIAGMAFAENVAPSDVQFAEYGEVEASLTGMPGNAENGAVIMGDKGQGNCVSCHAVSALADIPFQGEVGPTLDGIGDVRSEAELRGILINAKKTFEGSVMPAFYKTDGFIRPGDAYTGKAAPADLPPLLSAQDIEDVVAFLMTLKDS, encoded by the coding sequence ATGAGGCTTACAGCAATCACCGCAGCGGCAACGCTGATCGCAGGTATGGCTTTCGCTGAAAACGTCGCGCCCAGCGACGTGCAGTTTGCCGAATATGGTGAAGTCGAAGCATCGCTGACAGGCATGCCCGGCAACGCCGAGAATGGTGCAGTGATCATGGGTGACAAGGGGCAGGGCAACTGCGTTTCCTGTCATGCGGTTTCTGCCTTGGCGGATATTCCGTTCCAAGGCGAAGTTGGCCCGACGCTTGATGGTATCGGTGATGTCCGATCCGAGGCGGAGCTGCGCGGCATCTTGATCAATGCAAAGAAAACGTTCGAGGGCTCTGTCATGCCGGCCTTCTACAAGACCGATGGTTTCATCCGCCCGGGTGACGCCTATACCGGCAAGGCCGCGCCTGCGGATCTGCCGCCGCTTTTGTCGGCGCAGGACATCGAAGATGTGGTCGCTTTCCTCATGACGCTCAAGGACAGCTGA